A stretch of Gossypium hirsutum isolate 1008001.06 chromosome A06, Gossypium_hirsutum_v2.1, whole genome shotgun sequence DNA encodes these proteins:
- the LOC121230339 gene encoding homeobox-leucine zipper protein ATHB-6 isoform X1, protein MKRLSPSPSLDAFMSISQPKVDYAEEKSSKKHQIYSKEFQAMLDGLDEEDSLEEGGQATEKKRRLSMHQVKALEKNFDVGNKLEPERKVKLAEELGLQPRQVAIWFQNRRARWKTKVLEKDYAMLKANYDALKLDYDNLEKEKLGLIAKLRDLKSKLKEECPSFSVRNKEQGFCENDDDDCNGIVKEESNVMNGSSSSSDSSNNHKWFKPFESRMVMGYTYDEPELVEVEERCMFSAEESCGFFSVDQAPSLQWYFTGL, encoded by the exons ATGAAGAGGCTGAGTCCTTCACCTTCCTTGGATGCTTTCATGTCCATCTCTCAGCCTAAAG TTGATTATGCAGAGGAGAAGAGTTCAAAGAAGCACCAAATTTACAGCAAGGAATTCCAGGCTATGTTAGATGGTTTAGATGAAGAAGACAGCTTAGAAGAAGGTGGTCAAGCAACAGAGAAGAAAAGGCGTTTATCTATGCATCAAGTTAAGGCTTTAGAGAAGAATTTCGATGTGGGAAACAAGTTAGAACCAGAGAGAAAAGTGAAGTTAGCTGAAGAATTGGGGTTACAGCCAAGGCAAGTGGCTATTTGGTTCCAAAACCGACGTGCTCGTTGGAAGACCAAGGTGTTGGAGAAAGATTATGCAATGCTTAAAGCTAATTATGATGCTCTTAAGCTTGATTATGACaatcttgaaaaagaaaaacttgGTCTAATTGCAAAG CTGAGGGACTTGAAATCAAAGTTGAAAGAAGAGTGTCCAAGCTTTTCAGTGAGGAACAAAGAGCAAGGTTTCTGTgagaatgatgatgatgattgtaaTGGGATTGTTAAAGAAGAAAGCAATGTGATGAACGGTTCGTCTTCATCGTCGgattcatcaaataatcataagtGGTTTAAACCATTTGAGTCGAGAATGGTTATGGGGTATACGTATGATGAGCCAGAGTTGGTGGAAGTGGAAGAACGATGCATGTTTAGTGCAGAGGAATCTTGTGGTTTCTTCTCAGTTGATCAAGCTCCATCTCTTCAATGGTACTTCACGGGGCTGTAA
- the LOC121230339 gene encoding homeobox-leucine zipper protein ATHB-6 isoform X2: protein MKRLSPSPSLDAFMSISQPKEEKSSKKHQIYSKEFQAMLDGLDEEDSLEEGGQATEKKRRLSMHQVKALEKNFDVGNKLEPERKVKLAEELGLQPRQVAIWFQNRRARWKTKVLEKDYAMLKANYDALKLDYDNLEKEKLGLIAKLRDLKSKLKEECPSFSVRNKEQGFCENDDDDCNGIVKEESNVMNGSSSSSDSSNNHKWFKPFESRMVMGYTYDEPELVEVEERCMFSAEESCGFFSVDQAPSLQWYFTGL, encoded by the exons ATGAAGAGGCTGAGTCCTTCACCTTCCTTGGATGCTTTCATGTCCATCTCTCAGCCTAAAG AGGAGAAGAGTTCAAAGAAGCACCAAATTTACAGCAAGGAATTCCAGGCTATGTTAGATGGTTTAGATGAAGAAGACAGCTTAGAAGAAGGTGGTCAAGCAACAGAGAAGAAAAGGCGTTTATCTATGCATCAAGTTAAGGCTTTAGAGAAGAATTTCGATGTGGGAAACAAGTTAGAACCAGAGAGAAAAGTGAAGTTAGCTGAAGAATTGGGGTTACAGCCAAGGCAAGTGGCTATTTGGTTCCAAAACCGACGTGCTCGTTGGAAGACCAAGGTGTTGGAGAAAGATTATGCAATGCTTAAAGCTAATTATGATGCTCTTAAGCTTGATTATGACaatcttgaaaaagaaaaacttgGTCTAATTGCAAAG CTGAGGGACTTGAAATCAAAGTTGAAAGAAGAGTGTCCAAGCTTTTCAGTGAGGAACAAAGAGCAAGGTTTCTGTgagaatgatgatgatgattgtaaTGGGATTGTTAAAGAAGAAAGCAATGTGATGAACGGTTCGTCTTCATCGTCGgattcatcaaataatcataagtGGTTTAAACCATTTGAGTCGAGAATGGTTATGGGGTATACGTATGATGAGCCAGAGTTGGTGGAAGTGGAAGAACGATGCATGTTTAGTGCAGAGGAATCTTGTGGTTTCTTCTCAGTTGATCAAGCTCCATCTCTTCAATGGTACTTCACGGGGCTGTAA